The stretch of DNA CTCGTACTCGTAGTGATGACACATGGTCACGTCACCCACGAAACCCTGAGTACTGGACGAATAAAACCGTTCCGCGCCGGGCCGTCCCGGGTCTCGGTGGCCCACCGACCGCGGGCCGACGGTTCGACGTGTTATCGGACGGATACGTGATTACAACCGGACAGAACAACCTAATCGTCGGATAAATATTTAAATGTCCGGACCGAACGTCGATCGCATGTCCGAAACACTGGTACCACGGGGTATCGACATACTGCTTCAGGCGAGCCAGGCCGACGCCCTGTCGGCGGTACAGGGTGATCCGCTGCTCAGTTCGTCGCTGTGGATCAACGTCGCGTTGGCCGGGCTCTCGATCCTGCTGTTCGTCTACATGGGCCGGAACGTGACGAGCGGGCGCGCGAAGCTCGTCTGGGGGGCGACGCTCATGATCCCGCTGGTCTCGATTTCGAGCTATCTCGCCTTGCTCTCCGGGCTGACCGTCGGCTTCATCGAGATGCCGGCGGGCCACGCCCTCGCCGGCGAGGAAGTGATGAGCCAGTGGGGCCGGTATCTGACGTGGACGCTGTCGACGCCGATGATCCTCCTCGCGCTCGGCCTCGTCGCCGACGTCGACGCCGGGAGCCTGTTTACCGTCATCGCCGCGGACATCGCGATGTGTGTGACGGGGCTGGCCGCGGCGCTGACGACCTCCTCGTACCTGTTCCGGTGGGCGTTCTACGGCGTCAGCTGTGCGTTCTTCCTCGTCGTCCTCGGTGCGCTGCTAACCGAGTGGTCGGCGTCGGCGGCGAACGCCGGCACCGGCGAGATATTCGGGACGCTCCGGGCGTTGACCGTCGTGCTCTGGCTGGGCTATCCGATCATCTGGGCCGTCGGCGTCGAGGGACTGGCGCTCGTCGGGTCGGTCGGGCTCACGTCGTGGGGTTACTCGATCCTCGACGTGTTCGCGAAGTACGTGTTCTCGTTCCTGCTCCTGCGGTGGGTGGCCAGTAACGAGGGCGTGGTGTCGGGGGCGCGAAGCGCTGCCGGGGCGGCGCTCGGCGACGACTGAGGTCGGTGTAACTGTTTTTCCGTGGATCGCCGGATCGGCTCGGTGACCCACCGTAGTGACGGCCGACGAACCGCCTACTCGCGGAGCAGGTCGTCGAGGAGGGTCCGCTGTGCGGCCGCGAGATGTTCCGCGAACGTCGACGGGCCGATGCCGAGTTCGTCGGCGACGGCCGTAGCGTTGGCCTCGCGGGGGTACGCGAAGTAGCCCATGCGGTGCGCCGTCCGGACGACTTCCCGCTGCCGGTCGGTGAGACGGCTCCGGTCGACGACGGTCGGATCGCCGTCGTCGGTCGCCCCTTCGTCACCGGTCTGGACGAGGTAGCGAAGCTCCACCCGCTCGGCCGCGTCGGCGAGTTCGTCGACGATCGTCCGCAGGCGCTCGACGCTCCGGAGATGGAGGGTGAGAACGAGCGTGCCGTCTCGAACCCGGACGTCGGCGATGGGCGAGCCGAGCGATTCGACGATCTCGCAGGCACAGGTGGTCTCCGGGTCGCGCTCGAAGCGGTAGACGCGCTCCTCGCCCACCTCGACGACCGGGGTGACGGCGTCGAAGGACGCGGCCGCCTCGGCGGCGTCGCTCGCGACACGAAACTCCTCCGCCGTGCCGTCCCGTCCGGTCGCCCACGTCACGTCGGTCACGGCGGCGCCGCTCTCCGCAGCGAACGACGCGAGCGGGCAGTTCGTCGGTTCGTGGACCGCCAGTTCGGCGCGGACGCCATCCGACATCGTTTTGATCGCACGACTCGGCGGATATAAGCCTCGTGGCGAGCGCACGACGCCGACGCTCTCGCGGCGCTGGACTGTCCGTTCGCCGTCGCCTTCCGGGTGTCTTCATCGGCGTGATCGCACTCCCCGCCGTCGCCGTCGGGAGCCTCCCCGACCGGGAGCGGGGCCTCCGGCACGTCGCTTAGAACGGGACGAGCGAGCGCACCCCCGCCTCCGCGTCGACACCCACGTCCGCCCGCACCGCGTCGGCGACGTGAGCGCCGCTGATCAGACACATCGGGACGCCGATGCCGGGGTCCGTGAACGAGCCGGTGTAGTAGAGGCCGGTGACGGCCGCCGACCGCTGGCTCGGCCGGAACGGCCCCGTCTGGCCGAGGGTGTGTGCGAGGCCGAGTGCCGTCCCCTGTGGGTAACCCATCGACGCGAACTCCGTGACACAGGCCGACCGCTCGACGACGATCCGATCGCGCAGGTCGACGCCGGTGTGGGCGGCCAGGTCGTCGAGGACCGCCTCGCGGAACCGCGCCCGCTGGTCCGGGCCGTCGTCCAGCCCCGGCGCGATGGGCACGAGGACGACGACCGTCGAGTGGCCGTCGGGCGCGACGCCGTCGTCGGTCCGGGAGGGGACGTTCACGTAGTACGAAGGGTCGCTCGGCCACGACGGCCGATCGAAGATCGACTCGAAATGCGAGCGCCAGTCCGTCGGGAGGACGAGCGTGTGGTGGGACAGCGCCGGCAGGTCGCCCTCGACGCCGAGATAGAGCACGAACGCGGAGGGGGCGTACGTCCGCGACGCCCAGTAGTCGGGGTCGCGGTCCCCGCGGCCCGCGGGCAGCAGCTCCCGCTCGGTGTACGAGGGCGGGGCGTTGCTGACCACCCGGTCGACCGTGCGTTGGCCGGCCGTCGTCGTCACCGTCAGCCCGTCGGCCGTCGGTTCGAGGCCCGTGACGGGCGTCCGCGTCTCGAACGTGACGCCGAGGTCGCGCGCCAGCCGAGCGACGCCGTCGACGACACTCGCCATGCCGCCCGTGGGGTAGTGGACACCGAGGGTGTAGTCGACGTGGCTCATCAGCGAGTAGAGCGCGGGCGTGTTGTACGGCGATCCGCCGAGGAAGACGAGCGTGTACTCGACGAGCTGTCTGAGCTTCGGGTGCTCGAAGTAGTCCGCGACGTGGTCGTCCATCGATCCGAGAAGCGGAAGGCCACGCGCCGCCCGCAACAGGGAGGGGTCGAACCAGTCCCGCACCCGCGGACGACGCTCGTAGACGAACTCCTCCATAGCCACCTCGTAGGCCGCTGCGGCGTCGGACAGATACGCGTCGAGCGCGTCGTCGGCGCCCGACTCGTAGGACGCGAAGAGCGCGCGCTGGCCCGCGCGGTCGGCGGGGACCGCGGCGCTGTCGCCGTCCTTCCAGAACACCCGGTAGTTCGGGTCGAGCCGCGTCAGCGAGTAGTAGTCCGACGGTTCGCGCCCGAAGCGACCGAAGAAGCGCTCGAACACGTCGGGCATCAGATACCACGACGGACCGGTGTCGAACCGGAAGCCGTCGCGCTCGATACGCCCGGCGACGCCGCCGAGGTGGTCCCGTCGCTCGACGACGGTCACGTCGGCGCCGGCGTCGGCGAGGTGGCAGGCGGCCGAGAGCCCGCCGAACCCCGCGCCGATCACCACTATGGATTCGGAGTCGAGTCCCGTCGGTGTCATGGGTGCCTCTGCGGCCGGCGGCGACACTGGTACCGACCGCGTTCCGAACGTCGGGGCGCGTCGGGACAGAGACCACCCCCGAACAGCGTGGGCCTTTATCCGTCGTCGCGTCCGCCGACCGCCCGCACGGGTCGGCGACGCCGGCCGGGCTACGGCTGACGCACCGCCACCGCAGCGGGCGCCGTCGACGGATCGAGCGTCGGGGCACGGGCACGGGCGGGAGCGGGGGCCGCGACCGTACCTCGCTCGTCGGTCGGCCGATAACCGGTCAGTACGGTGGCTCGATGGCAGCCACGAGCATGTACAGGGCGAAGGCCGAAACGAGGAGTCCTCCCAGTTGCGTCCCGGCGGTCGCGAGGAAACCCACGTCGTAGATGAGCGGGGCGAGCATGAACCAGCCCCCGAAGATGGTGGTCAGCGTCGCTGCCGGCATCGACGGGCTCGACCGGCGACGGTACAGGCGGAGGTTCTGCCCGGCGAAGACGACGCCGAGCAGCCCGCTCGTGACGAGGCTGCCGGTGAAGGCGCGACTCGCACCCGCGACGACCGGCGTCACGGTAACGAGGAGACAGCCGAGCAACGCAACGACCGCCGAGACGGTAAGAAACGGAGTGGAACGGTCCGATGGCACGGGCTGTGTACGGGCCACAACGGCAAAAGTGCATCCACGGCGGCGTGATCCGCCGTCGAGCGAGGGGGCGTCTCAGTCGTCGCTCGCCGTCTCGCTCCGCGCCCGTTCGACCGTCGCCGCCTCGTCGGTGCGGAGGTCCGAGACGAACGCGAACAGGTCGTCGAAGTCGGCGATGCCCTCCCGTTCGAGATACTGGACGTACCGGTGTTTCCGGTGGAACTCCTCCTCGACGGCCTCGACGTCGCGGTCGGTGGCGTCGGCGAGGCGATGGAAGAGGCGGACGCCGAGCGCGCGGTGGTCGTCGTCGAGATGGGGGTGGGCGTAGTCGAGACTGAACTCGCCGTCGGTGTCGCGGCGCGCGACGACGTTCCAGTACAGCGTGCGCCCGCCCTTCTCGACGCGCCCCGCCGGGAGTGTACCGGAGTCGAGAGCCTCGTACTCGGACTCGCTCAGGAGTTCGACCGCCTCCGCGACGTAGCGGTCGCCGTCGACGTGGTGGGGGAAGATCACGAGGTCGATCTCCCGCAGGAGGTAGGTCGGCAGTCCCTGCTCGACGACGCGGTTGATGAGCGTCTCCACGTCCTCGGCGTGAGTGGTGCCGATGACGCCGTGGCCGGTGTTCAACGTCTCACCGAACGTCTCGAACGAGGCGGGCGTGTTGATCTCCGCGATGACCTCCACGTCGGGGTTCAGGTAGTTGGTCTCGGTCATCAGCCGCGCCATGGTCACGCGCTTGTACTCGTTCTCGTGGTCCCGCGTCGTCAGGGAGATGCCCGTCTCGTGGGGGAGTCGAACCTCGCGGCTGCCCTCGTCGATGGAGACGGGGCGGTCGTCGTAGGGGACGAAGGGCATGTGGGCGTTCATGAGCGTCGTCTTCCCCACCCCGGTCGGGCCCGAGAACAGGACGACGCCGTGGCGTTCGTACAGCATCCAGAGGATCGTGACGAGTTCGGTCGAGATGGCGTCGCGGTCGAGTAGGTCGACGGGCGTCATGGCGTCGGCGGACTGCTTGCGGATGGAGACGTGCGGGCCGTCCTCGGAGATGACGGGAAGGGCAACGGCACAGCGGATGGTCTCCGCGACGCCCGGCGGGTCGAGGTTCACCTTCGCGCTCGGCCGACTGGCGCTGAGTTCCGTCCCGTCGCTCGCAGCGAGTTGCGTGACGACGTTGACGAAGGCCGTCTCGTCGTCGAAGGCGAGGTTCGTAGGGACGCGGCCGACGGGGAGTTCGTCGGCCCGCGGAATCACCTTTACCCGTTCGTCGACGCGGTTAGCCTCCACGTCCTCCAGGTGCGGGTCGCGGATGGGAACCGTGAGGACGCCGTGACCCACGTAGTCACGGAGGACGTAATAGACCAAGTCGTCGAGGCGGTCGGTAGCGTACCGGCTGTCGACCGGCGGGACCGCGAGGCCGTACTCCGCGAGCGCGGTCAGCAAACGGTACTTCGTCGCCGCGACCCACGCCCGGGTGTTGCGGGCGGTGAGCCGCCGGGAGAGGAAGCCACGGGCACGCTCGCGGACGAAGGCGTGACGATCCTCCACTACGTCCTCGACGTTGGCCTCCCAGACCCGCTCCTTGCACTCCTCGATGAGTTGCTCGTCGCCGGGGAGCAGATCCGGTTCGAGGACGGCGTACTTCGTCGAGAACTGGTCGCTCCCCAGCAGATGTTCCCGATAGATCACCACGTCGACGTCGAAGCCGGCGAAGTCGACGGTGTAACGCCGGAGACGTTCGCCGGCCACCCGGTCGATAAAACGGGCGTGGGCGTCGAAGTCGGTACGGGCGGGCGCGTAGTGCTCGGTGTGGACGACCACGCGATCGTCCTCGCGGCCCACGTCGACCACCTCGATCCGGTCGTCGAGCGCGAGCGGCGTCGGGTCCCCCAGCAGTCGAAGCTCACAGAGCGCGTGGTGGGTGAGGCGGCGCCACGCAGCCGGCGAGGCGTCGATCAGGCGGTCGAGCGCCCGGCGGTACTTGGGTTCGAACCCCGCGGCGGCGCGTTCGGCCGTCCCCTCCCGCGTCAGCGGCCGACGGCGGTTGACGACTTGAAAGTGGTCGCGGATACGCTCCATCGCAGCCCGGTCCCGCGGCCCGAGCCCCGGTTCGCGGATCGAATAGGCGAACTCGTCGGTTTCGGTTTCGCGGACGGTCGCCACGACGCCCGGCGACACTTCGTACTGTGCGACCACGTCGGGCGCGTACCACGCGTCGGCGTCACCGGGCGCCCGCGGCGTCGGAACGGCCCCGTCGTCGGCGCGCGACTCGCCGCCGCCGACCGAGAGCGTCGGTCCGTCACTCATCTCGGCTTCGTCTCCCCCCGGGAGCGACATAGCCGTTGCTGGCTCGCTATCACTGATAATACTCGGGGCGAGGGAAGCCGGTTAGCGCCGTCCGGATCGCTCCGGCACGAGCGTCGACTCGTGTCGAACGGCGTCGAGACCGATGTCGGCGACCGCCTCGCGGCCGGACAGGCCCATCGTCAGGTCGAACTCGGCGAGGAGGTTCCGGAGCACCGTCCGAACGCCGTCGGCGCCGCCGGCGGCCAGCCCGTACGCGTAGGGGCGGCCCAGCATGACCAGATCCGCGCCGAGCGCGATGGCTTTGTACGCGTCCGCGGCGCGGCGCACGCCGCTATCGAAGGTGATGTCCACGTCGTCGCCGACGGCGTCGGCGATCTCCGGCAGCGCTTCGATGGCCGTGATCGAGCCGTCGACCTGCCGGCCGCCGTGTGTCGAGACGCCGATGGCGTCGACGCCGTGTTCGACGGCCAGTTCGGCGTCGCGCGGGTCGAGGATGCCTTTGACCACGATGGGGAGGTCCGTCTGTTCGCGGACGAACGCGAGGTCGTCCCACGTGAGCGAGGCGTCGCCGAAGATATCCAGGAACTCCTCGACTGCGGCTTCCGTGTCCTCCTCGGGCGGCGCGTCGAGTCGGTCGCGGAACGCGGGATCGGAGAAGTAGTTCGCGACCCCGTCGCCCTCGAGGAAGGGGTAGTAGCCGCGCTCGATCAGCCGTTCGCGCCACCCCAGGATGGGCGCGTCGACGGTGACGACGATGGCGTCGTAGCCGGCGTCCTCGGCCCGTGTCAGGAAGCTCCGGGCGATGTGCTCGTCCGAGGACCAGTAGAACTGGAACCACTTCGGGGTCGACCCGAGCACGTCGGCCACCTCCTCCATCGGCGTCGACGAGAGCGAGGAGAGGACCGTCGGCACGCCGACGTCGGCAGCGGCCTCCGCGGTCGCGTATTCCGCTCGCTCGTGGAGCAGCGACTGGATGCCGAGCGGCGTGAGCGCGACGGGGACCGGGAGGTCCTGGCCGAGGACCGTCGTCGAGAGGTCGCGCGACTCGACGTCGCGGAGCATCCGCGGAACGATCCGCCACGCGGAGAAGTCCTGCCCGCGTTCGAAGGTTTCGTCGCTCCCGGCGCCGCCCGAGACGTAGGCGCGCCCCTGCCACGACATCGCCTCGTGTGCGGCCGTCCGAAGGTCGTCGTACGAGACGGGGAAGTCAGGCGGGTCGCCGTCGAGCGTGCCGCGGCGGTAGAGATCGTTCACTCGCTGCGTGCCGTACTGATCGGTGATCTCCGACATACATTTGTGAACGAGCGCTCGAACATAAGCTGTCGGTTGATTTGCGGCTAGACGCGGACGCCCTACGAGGCCGGTGACGACGCCGAGCGAGCTCCGTCGGTGACGGGCGTGCCGAGGACTCCGTGCGACGTTGGGCCGCGGTTCCGAACGAGCGTGGGCCGTCCGGATGGGTTGTCGGCCGCACGAGGCCCGACGATCCGGCCGCTCCGCTCGCAAACACTCAAATCCCCAACGCAGCTAAAGGTGACGTGAAAACGTCGCTTCTCGTGTACGACGGTAGCAACTCGGTGTTTCGTGCGGCCGCGGAGGCGGCGACGCGCCGGGTAGACGGAATCGTGGCCGTCCGCTGGGGCGCCGATCCAATACAGGCGTTCCTCGAAGCGCAGTTCGACTCCCGCCCCTTCGCGTTCATCCTCGTCGAGGACGATTCCGTCCACGTCGGCACGGAGACGGTCGGCCGGGTTCTCAGTCGGATGGGTCTCGCCGCCCCGCTCGTTGCTGGGCTGAAGCGAGCCTATGCGGCCGGCGGGGGCCCGTTTGGCCGACTGGTCCACGGACGAACGGTGGCGGACCTCGACGGGACGTTCCCGCTGTCGGCGGCGGCCGCAGCCCACCTCACGGACCTTCGGCGGGTCCGGGAGATCCCTGTCGAAGAGGCCCCCACCGAGGAACCCTGATCAGCCGTCCGCGAGCGCCTGCCGGACCGCCACCTCGACCGGCGTCTGCTCGATGGGAACGACCGACTGCAGGTCCCGTTCGGGGTCGACCGTCACGGGGTTCCGCATACTCTCGGCCAGCGGGCGGGCGATAGCGTACTGGACGTCCGTCGTCAGGCGGAGCCAGTGTGACGAGAGCCCCGGAGACATCACCGGCACCGGCACGATCAGCACGCGTTTGCCTTTCTCCTCGGCAGTCACCTTCAGCAGTGATTTGTAGGACCACACTGTCGGCGCGCCGATGTCGTAGATGCCGCCTCGGGTCTCCGCAACGTCGAGGACGCCGACGAGGTAGGCGACGGCGTCGTCGATACCGATCGGCTGACACGGCGTACTCACCCACTTCGGGACCGTCATCACGGGCAGCCGGTCGGTGAGGTCGTCGACGATGCGGAAGCTCGCGCTGCCGGCACCGATGATGATCGCCGCCCGGAGGACTGTCAGGTCGAAGGTCCCCGCTTCGAGCACCGACTCGACCTCCCGACGGGAGGCGAGATGTGGCGAGAGGTTCCGCTCGTCGCCGCTGATGCCGCTTAGGTAGACCACCCTGTCGACGCCGGCCGCCGACGCCAGCTCCCGGAACCGACGGGCGTAGGCCCGGTCTAGCTCCGCGAAGTTCTCGGCCGTCAGCGAGTGGATCAGGTAGTAGGCCGCGTCGACCCCCTCACAGAGTCCCTCCAGCGATGCCGGATCGGCGAGGTTACCTTCGAACAGCTCCACGCCGTCCGGAAAGTTCGATCGGCTCGCACTCCTGGAGAAGGCGACGACTTCGTGGCCGGCCGAGCGCAGCGACTCGACGAGCCGACCACCGACGAACCCGGTTGCTCCGACGACGAGGACACGCATCGACGGGCGTACGACCCGCTACGGCAAGGGTGTTCGGTCGGCGTACTCGACGACGGTGGTGCGACGGCCGCCTCGTGGACGCCGGCGCGTCCGACCGCCCCACTTACTCGCTCGGGTGCGAACGACTCACGTGAGCGACGACGATGACGACCCATTCACCGACGCCGACGTGACCGACCGGCCGGCCGAGGCGGCGATGGTCGTCGCCGCGGCTTCGAGGTTCCTAACCGGCGCCACGAAGTCCCGGCGGGCGATCAGCGGGGAGTTCCCGAGCGCGACGGCTGCCCCGCCGAGGGGCGCAGCGGTCACGACGGCCCGAATCACGCCCGTCAGGACGAACGGCAGGAGGGCGAGCAACACGGCGACGGCGAACTGAATCGACACGCCGGCGACGAACTTCCGTTCGACCGATTCCGTCACGCAGAGATGCTCCATCGACGCCCAGAGGGCCCGTCGGTAGCGGTCCAGTGACGCGTCCATGCCCGGCCCGGTCGGGGGGAGGCGAACAGATCTCACGTCCGATTATCAACTCGTATGAACGGCGGTGTGGGTGCGTCCGGCGTTCGACGGCGGGAGTATCACGGCCGAGTGCGTCGGCCCGGGGGCCGGCGGGGCGGCTCCCGACGGGGGTAGGTTTTTGTCGACCAAGCCGTAATTCTATCCGATGCTTCCACGCAAAAAGAAAGATCACGCGAAAAACGGGGCGGCGGCGGGTGCCGCCGTCGGCGCGGCTATCGGCAGTCCCCTCGGGCCGGTCGGAGCGGGCATCGGCGCCGGCTTCGGCGGCGCGAGCGGGTTCATCGCGGGCACGGTGCGCGAACAGGTGGAGTCGAGCATCTGTCCCTGTAAGAAGTAGTCACGCCCCGCGGAGCGCGTCTAGTTCCGCGAGCAGGTCGTCGACCGACGGCGGGTCGTCTCGGCGGTCGAGAATCACCACCTCGGGCATCCGGCCGAGGAAGTCGCTGAACCGACCGAGCAGGCCGAACCGAACCGAACCGGCTGGTCGTAGGCGTCGGACACCGCGGCGTCGGAGTCGGCGAGGAGAGGATAGGGGAGGTCGTACCGCTCCTGCCAGTCCTCGGCCCCTTCGACCGGTTCCGGGAGGACGGAGACGGGCGTGGCGTCGCGGGCGCGGAAGTCGTCGATCCGATCGGCGACGGTCCGCACCTAGTTCCGGCAGTTGGTGCAGTAGTGATCACGCTGAAACAGCAGGACGACGACGACGATATCCTCCGGAAGCGCGTCGAGCGTGAACGGATCGGGACCGGGACCGACGTTCGGCAACGAGAACTCTTGGGCGTCGGGCGTGACATCCTCCCCGGCGTAAACGCCGGGGCTTCCCGTACCGCAGGTGGGATATTTGACGGTCTACGACACAACCTGTTCTCGCGGGGCGAAAACCCCACTGTCTGAGTCGAACAGGTGTACCGATGGCTGTGCCACACAGCCGTTACTCCTATCCTCGCCGTGAGGACTCGGAGTTATCTTTTGCCGCATGTTCTCCGCTCCGTTGCAGTCCGCGTTTCCGACCAACCCGCACGACGAGCAGACGTACAACCCACGGTGCTTGCGGTTCGACTTCGTGTCGTCACCACACGCAGAGCAGGTCTGTGAGGTGCTCCACTCGTTCTCTTTCAGCACCTCAACGCCACGTATCTCGCCTTTGTATGCGAGGTACTGGTAGATGCGGTCGAACGCCCACGAGTGCAACTTCTTGTTCCCAGTTGTGCCCCAGTCAGACTTTCGCACATCTTCGGGCCAACTCACCGCGAGTGTCCCCACGTTCCGTTCGACACACTCGGTGATAATGGCGTCCGTGAGCGTGTGGTAGAAGTGTGTCTCACGCTCTGTGAGTTTTCGACGTGCCCACATCGACTTCTCGGACGGGCCGTTCTCGCCTTCGGTGTCGTACTCAGCACGCTTGAAGTAGTGCTTGTCCTGTTTAACCGAGTTGCCGGGGTACAGGACGTATTCGTCGGGGAAGGCAACAGTGGCGACGTTCTTGATGCCAAGGTCGATTCCCGCTACTTCGTCACCTGCCGGGTCGTTTGTTTCGAGACTGACTTTGCAGACGAAGTGCAGTTCCCATTCGTCTCCGTTCCAGACGGCACGAACGTTCTGCACCGATTTGACTTTTGAAAGGTCAACGTCAGGTCGAGTCTGATACTCACAGAGCAGGAAGTCCGACCAATACTCCTTGAGGTTCGAGCCTTTGCTGAGTCGGACGCGGTTATTCTTTGGGTCGTGTTTGAATCCGTCTTCTTTGAACGTGACCGTACTACGTGGTCGGTTGTCACCGTGTTTTCGGTAGCCGGGTGGATTCGCCTCATCAAATTTGTGTCGCAGGTCGAACCATGACTGGAAAGCGTCGGAAAGTTCTTCGATGACTTTCTGACTGGATTGCGCGTTCAAGTCTTTCCAGCACGCTTGGTTCTTCATATACGATTTCAGCACACCCTCGTCGGGGATTGCACCGATTGCGTCCCAAACTCGGTCTGTTGTCCATCGTGCGACGTTCCAGATTTTGGAGGCTGAGTCTCCGAGCGAGTCGAGGCCATCGCAGACCTGCCGGTGGTTCTGGATGGAACCAACGTAAGTCCGAGTGGCCTTGATCGCCATACATAGACTATGTAGGTCAATCTACTTGATGATTCGGATTAGCGTGGAATATCCATCCAGCTATAGTCGGTAGACTGTGTGAGAAGTGTCGGATTCACGCCCGCCGTGAACGGCGGGATTCTCTCCTCGAAGAAAGATAGGTCGTGTAGTCGCGGCGACAATACGATACCGTTCGGAAGGCGTCGTGCCCGGCCACTGGCGGCCTACTCGGCGCGGGCGACGACGGAGACGTAGCCGATCCGTCCGTCGTCGACGGCGGCCTCCAGATCCTCGATTGCGGTCCGGATTCGTGTCCCCCGCTCCCCGAGCAACCCGAGGAGGGGGCCGTAGTCGACCCGCCGGTTCACTCGGTCACGCATCGCCACCAAGTCGTCGTGGTGGTCGTTCATCGACTGCACGGCGAAGCCGGCGGCTTCGAGCGCCGCCGTCAGGTCGTCGCGGCGCCGCGCCCCGGTGAGACAGAGCGCTTCCGCGACCCCGTCGGGAACGACTGGCTTCTCCCCCGCGACGACCACGTCCGAGACGGCGAGTCGGCCCCCCTCGCGGAGCACGCGCCGGCACTCGGCGAGCGCCGCCGGGAGGTCGGTCAGACAGAGGACACACTCCGCGAGGACGACGTCGACGGCGGCGTCGCGGACGGGAAGCGCCGTCGCGTCGCCCCTGATCGCCGGCGCCGCGGCGGCCCCGAGGGTCGGATCGGGATCGAGGCCGGCGGCGTCGGCGCCGCGATCACGCGCCAGCGGAAGGGCGTCGCCGGCGCCACAGCCCACCTCTAGCAGCCGGGTGTCGGCGTCCACGTCCGCGCGGTCGAGCAGGCGTTCGGTGGCCGCCGTCCCACCCGGGTGGAGCGGGCCGTCGAGTAGGGTATCGAGCGCC from Haloplanus salinus encodes:
- a CDS encoding redoxin domain-containing protein, yielding MRTVADRIDDFRARDATPVSVLPEPVEGAEDWQERYDLPYPLLADSDAAVSDAYDQPVRFGSACSVGSATSSAGCPRW
- a CDS encoding NAD(P)H-binding protein, coding for MRVLVVGATGFVGGRLVESLRSAGHEVVAFSRSASRSNFPDGVELFEGNLADPASLEGLCEGVDAAYYLIHSLTAENFAELDRAYARRFRELASAAGVDRVVYLSGISGDERNLSPHLASRREVESVLEAGTFDLTVLRAAIIIGAGSASFRIVDDLTDRLPVMTVPKWVSTPCQPIGIDDAVAYLVGVLDVAETRGGIYDIGAPTVWSYKSLLKVTAEEKGKRVLIVPVPVMSPGLSSHWLRLTTDVQYAIARPLAESMRNPVTVDPERDLQSVVPIEQTPVEVAVRQALADG
- a CDS encoding phytoene desaturase family protein, with product MTPTGLDSESIVVIGAGFGGLSAACHLADAGADVTVVERRDHLGGVAGRIERDGFRFDTGPSWYLMPDVFERFFGRFGREPSDYYSLTRLDPNYRVFWKDGDSAAVPADRAGQRALFASYESGADDALDAYLSDAAAAYEVAMEEFVYERRPRVRDWFDPSLLRAARGLPLLGSMDDHVADYFEHPKLRQLVEYTLVFLGGSPYNTPALYSLMSHVDYTLGVHYPTGGMASVVDGVARLARDLGVTFETRTPVTGLEPTADGLTVTTTAGQRTVDRVVSNAPPSYTERELLPAGRGDRDPDYWASRTYAPSAFVLYLGVEGDLPALSHHTLVLPTDWRSHFESIFDRPSWPSDPSYYVNVPSRTDDGVAPDGHSTVVVLVPIAPGLDDGPDQRARFREAVLDDLAAHTGVDLRDRIVVERSACVTEFASMGYPQGTALGLAHTLGQTGPFRPSQRSAAVTGLYYTGSFTDPGIGVPMCLISGAHVADAVRADVGVDAEAGVRSLVPF
- a CDS encoding alpha-hydroxy-acid oxidizing protein encodes the protein MSEITDQYGTQRVNDLYRRGTLDGDPPDFPVSYDDLRTAAHEAMSWQGRAYVSGGAGSDETFERGQDFSAWRIVPRMLRDVESRDLSTTVLGQDLPVPVALTPLGIQSLLHERAEYATAEAAADVGVPTVLSSLSSTPMEEVADVLGSTPKWFQFYWSSDEHIARSFLTRAEDAGYDAIVVTVDAPILGWRERLIERGYYPFLEGDGVANYFSDPAFRDRLDAPPEEDTEAAVEEFLDIFGDASLTWDDLAFVREQTDLPIVVKGILDPRDAELAVEHGVDAIGVSTHGGRQVDGSITAIEALPEIADAVGDDVDITFDSGVRRAADAYKAIALGADLVMLGRPYAYGLAAGGADGVRTVLRNLLAEFDLTMGLSGREAVADIGLDAVRHESTLVPERSGRR
- a CDS encoding helix-turn-helix domain-containing protein codes for the protein MSDGVRAELAVHEPTNCPLASFAAESGAAVTDVTWATGRDGTAEEFRVASDAAEAAASFDAVTPVVEVGEERVYRFERDPETTCACEIVESLGSPIADVRVRDGTLVLTLHLRSVERLRTIVDELADAAERVELRYLVQTGDEGATDDGDPTVVDRSRLTDRQREVVRTAHRMGYFAYPREANATAVADELGIGPSTFAEHLAAAQRTLLDDLLRE
- a CDS encoding bacteriorhodopsin, translating into MSETLVPRGIDILLQASQADALSAVQGDPLLSSSLWINVALAGLSILLFVYMGRNVTSGRAKLVWGATLMIPLVSISSYLALLSGLTVGFIEMPAGHALAGEEVMSQWGRYLTWTLSTPMILLALGLVADVDAGSLFTVIAADIAMCVTGLAAALTTSSYLFRWAFYGVSCAFFLVVLGALLTEWSASAANAGTGEIFGTLRALTVVLWLGYPIIWAVGVEGLALVGSVGLTSWGYSILDVFAKYVFSFLLLRWVASNEGVVSGARSAAGAALGDD
- a CDS encoding type II/IV secretion system ATPase subunit; translated protein: MSLPGGDEAEMSDGPTLSVGGGESRADDGAVPTPRAPGDADAWYAPDVVAQYEVSPGVVATVRETETDEFAYSIREPGLGPRDRAAMERIRDHFQVVNRRRPLTREGTAERAAAGFEPKYRRALDRLIDASPAAWRRLTHHALCELRLLGDPTPLALDDRIEVVDVGREDDRVVVHTEHYAPARTDFDAHARFIDRVAGERLRRYTVDFAGFDVDVVIYREHLLGSDQFSTKYAVLEPDLLPGDEQLIEECKERVWEANVEDVVEDRHAFVRERARGFLSRRLTARNTRAWVAATKYRLLTALAEYGLAVPPVDSRYATDRLDDLVYYVLRDYVGHGVLTVPIRDPHLEDVEANRVDERVKVIPRADELPVGRVPTNLAFDDETAFVNVVTQLAASDGTELSASRPSAKVNLDPPGVAETIRCAVALPVISEDGPHVSIRKQSADAMTPVDLLDRDAISTELVTILWMLYERHGVVLFSGPTGVGKTTLMNAHMPFVPYDDRPVSIDEGSREVRLPHETGISLTTRDHENEYKRVTMARLMTETNYLNPDVEVIAEINTPASFETFGETLNTGHGVIGTTHAEDVETLINRVVEQGLPTYLLREIDLVIFPHHVDGDRYVAEAVELLSESEYEALDSGTLPAGRVEKGGRTLYWNVVARRDTDGEFSLDYAHPHLDDDHRALGVRLFHRLADATDRDVEAVEEEFHRKHRYVQYLEREGIADFDDLFAFVSDLRTDEAATVERARSETASDD